The DNA window GGGATGTCAAGTACAAGTATAACGAAGAACTTGACCTAATCTATTTCGAGGTAAAGAAAAGGGAGCATTCTCAGTTGGAGATCTACATACCATGGCCGACCAAGTATAACATCTGTCTTGACAAGATTGAGAAAATGCAACAGTTATTGCAAAATGAACAGTAATTCTgcagttctttttttctacttttaattCCTAATCCATAACTTTAGATCTCTTCTTTTCAGTTAAACTTTTTGTAtcattcaattttcttttcaacatagagaggaaaagataaaataaatgatacaaGAAATTCAGAAAAGAATAGACCACTATggattttagatatttcaattttattgatttacgaGTCACACACTTTTTTTATCCAACAGATTGACATTCGTATTTAAATCTGAAGATAGTAGCAGTGTTTTCTATACGATAAGCGCTGGTCTTTCGAAACCAGCGCCACCAGAAGTGAGTAAGCAACGAAAGGAAAAAGCGGAAAAGATACTTAATTTGGAAAGTGAAATTCGGAGAAACATAACAAACTTATATGAATTAGCGAAAACTTTAGATTCTTCTCACGAAACTAGCAGTCAAAATTGTAATTCTGACTTAAACACTACTGAatcttcaaatattaattctaatttggaaatattatgatactatttctctatttaatatataattttgatctaATATATGTCTGTTGTCTGTATATCGGTATTTATCTGTTTTTGTTACACACCTTACAACTTATGTATCAGACGCACAATAGTTAAACGCATAAAGAAATACCAATTAACGAAGatacatttgaaataaaaccaatatatttgtaattttttgttgttagccataaaaaataattttcattagcataaataactaataattaaagaaggtgcatttaaaaatataaagaaagagatgtatatctttaatatttattttttaaagtaattcacATATGCGGATTTTGATAATACCTCTAAGGATTGCATAATTGTTTAAAGTGATATGTGATAAGCTGCCACTGCAAgtatatatgaattaaataaattattaatttttaaaaatcttcatCTCTAGCCATGTATTATTAgtaaatactacaaaatatgaggcacataaattttcttataaaactaatgataaatatagcgaacattttaattcaaactTACATCTAAGTAATTGCtatgtaattatgttatatataaaaaatacatgtaacgaaataatcgaataaaaaatcttCATGAATCAAAAGTAAGTCTATCTACAAAACATCATGTAGAAggtttgtatatatgtacataaaacttttaaattatcgcATTTTCGGACCatacatatttcaaaattattacataatttaatttatcctgTAAAGAGCTGCATTTAATATCAGTGGAAAAAGTAATTTGTTCATACATAATCTTATAATGTACATCAAAGTATATGTACATTGTAAAACGCAAAATAAAAACCCTGATATTATTTGAcctagaaatattttatcattcaaAAATGGTTATACAATTTTCAGAATAAACTTCGGCAGTTGAAAGTAGCATAAAAAGAATGATATTGTATAGCTTTTTTCGCTATGtaggacataaaaataatatacatgtcAATGAGTACCTAAaatctaaagtaatatttttgtgaaatataaattttaatgttaaattaatgaaaagcaTAAATATTCCCTCCGTGCTCAAGATTCCATTTCAAATTGCTATAAAGCTTTACAAATTGATGCCATATTTTTCTTCTGCCTGTTTTTCCAATAAATTCGTCGTGTAAATTTTCATGAATTTCGTATCCTTGTATTTCAAAGccgtatataatatatattatataaaaagattagatttaaaatttatatatattaataaaaaacagacaCATTAAAAAGTATCCATATGTTTCAAATTATCTTCCACTGTTATATATATTCGAGATCTGAAAcctgaaaatattttagaaatacctaaaatatttttccacaAATTTGAGAATCACCCTACGTgtataagaattatatatataaaatagatgcCAAAttggttatatatatatcaatttataattgcaGTAAGGCAACTAGATCTCGAGATACTCGATCTATCACTAATGACACAGTTAACTTTTCACAAtactcaataaaattttacaaataattctggtcattacatatttatgccttattaatatttaaaaaagtggtATCACAAATAAAACTTGGTAAATCTCATTGATAAGATTTCAGCAATcgatat is part of the Monomorium pharaonis isolate MP-MQ-018 chromosome 2, ASM1337386v2, whole genome shotgun sequence genome and encodes:
- the LOC105832082 gene encoding tRNA-splicing endonuclease subunit Sen15 isoform X1 gives rise to the protein MYDICHPSYYHLCKLGCNDPIKTSTAFYVYIEICEVKRYWDVKYKYNEELDLIYFEVKKREHSQLEIYIPWPTKYNICLDKIEKMQQLLQNEQLTFVFKSEDSSSVFYTISAGLSKPAPPEVSKQRKEKAEKILNLESEIRRNITNLYELAKTLDSSHETSSQNCNSDLNTTESSNINSNLEIL
- the LOC105832082 gene encoding uncharacterized protein LOC105832082 isoform X2 is translated as MSSQLKRYWDVKYKYNEELDLIYFEVKKREHSQLEIYIPWPTKYNICLDKIEKMQQLLQNEQLTFVFKSEDSSSVFYTISAGLSKPAPPEVSKQRKEKAEKILNLESEIRRNITNLYELAKTLDSSHETSSQNCNSDLNTTESSNINSNLEIL